The window TTCGCCGGAAAGCTGTACACGCTGTATGCGGGATGGGCATATCGCTACAAGCTTACACCAACCGGGCAACGACAGATCATCGACATTCTGCTGCCGGGTAGCCTGATCGGTCTTCAACAGTTGATGCTGGGTGATTCGGAGAGCGGTGTCGAAAGCCTAACCCCCGTGACGCTGTGCGTGTTGACAGGGCGCAATATCGACGAGCTGTTTCAGCGGCAGAGCCAGCTCTCCGAGGCGATGGTCTTCGCGCTCATGGAGGACCAGCGCCGCGCCGATCGCCGCATTGCGCTTGTCGCGAAGCAGAATGGCGCTGAACGCCTAGCCTACTTCCTCCTTGAGCTTGTAGATCGCCTCGTTGCGTTGGACCTCGGGCACGATGCGATGTCGTATTTCCCATTGCAGCGTCGCCATCTGGCTGACCTCCTCGGCTTATCTGAGACCCATGTCAGCCGCTCGATGCAGCAACTTCGCCGCGGCGATCTGGCAGCGATCGCAGCGAACTCGCTCGTGATCCGCAACCGGCAGCTCATGATCAACCTTTCGGGCTATACCCTGTCAACTCGGGAGCACCCTCGCCTTCTGCTCTGATCATGTGTGATATGCCGTTGCCGGGAGTGGGACAACTTCACCAGAACGGGCGCAATCACTGAGATGGCCCCGCCCGTGGGCACGCGGCCCACGGGCGGTAACTATCATGCCTGACCCGAATTGACGGCGATGCGGCGGACGCTCTCGGCGGCAGACGCCGATTTCGGCACCGTGACGGTGAGAACACCCTTCTTGAACGTGGCACTCGCCTTGTCCTGCTCGATACCATTGGGAAGGCCGATGCGGCGCTCGAATCGCCCGTAGCTCCGCTCGGAATAACCCCGGTCCTTGTCCTCGACCTCCGACTTCTTCTCGCCACGGAGCGTGAGGACGCCTTCCTCGACGGTCACTTCCACGTCCTTTTCGTCGAGTCCGGGGAGTTCGGCCGTGACTCGGATTTCCTTGTCGGTTTCGGCAAGTTCGACGCTCGGGGCGAGGAGCCCTCGCTCGACGCCGGCGAGCGCCGGCACACCGAAGCCGCGGAAGAAATCCTCGAACAGGCGGTTCACTTCCCGGTGCAGCGAGAGCACCGGGTCGCTCGCAGCGCCCGCAGCGCTGACCTGAGCAGGAACCTTGTTCTCCTGACGGCTCCAGGGGATCAGATCACGAATGGACATGGCATCTAACTCCTTCTTCGAACAGCGTCATCGCGGAGCGCCGACATGCCTGGCACGCTGACTAGAAGCTGGGTGGCCGGTCGCCTGAGGCCGAACGCGCCGGTGCGTGATTGCGCTGTTTCGCCAGCTAAGGCACAAAGCTCTCCACGCTACTTTGGTACTTCCAGTCATTCCCGCCGAGGCGGCCGGTGGCGAGCTTCATCGGTAAGCGCTCCGGGCAGGCTAACACTGATTTAGCTCAGCCCCAGATTGGCGCCGGTCGCGATATGCTCCGGCATTGTATGGCGACCGAAGCTTGGCATCCGGCGACCGAAGGAGTGGTCATGGACATCACGACTGTGTTGAGCAGCCCGGCCGATCGGGTCGTTCGCCAACCCGACATGCTGATGCGTGGAATGGCGCACGACCTCGACAATATGCTGGCGGTGATCGCCTCCGGTCTGGTCTCGATCGAGCGTGGGCCGAATCCGCAGCAACTGGCGCGCATCGTGAGCGGCATGAAGCACGCCATCCGGAATGCCGCCGCCCTGGCCGACGATATAGCGGATCTCAGCGCCCGTAGCGGCGTGACGACCAACCGGGTTTCGGTTGAAGCGGTGATCCAAGACATGGAACCACGGGTCCGCGAAATCCTTGGAGAGAGCGTGGACTTTCGGACAGAGATCGCACGTGACCTCTGGCCGGTCCGCGTCCTCCCCAATTATCTCCAGTTTGCGCTCTTCAATCTCCTGGCGAACGCCGCCGACGCGATGCCAAAGGGTGGCGTGCTGGTCCTGCGAGCCTTCAACACGTTCCGAAGCACGGCGAGCCCTATAGGCGCAGCGGGCGACTTCGTTCGGCTTGAAATGATCGATTCCGGTGAAGGAATCGCACCCGACGTTCTGACCCGTGTTTTCGAGCCGTTCTTCACGACGAGGCAGTCGCTCAAGAGAACCGGACTCGGGTTGGGCCAGGTCCGAAGGTTCGCGACCCAATTTGGCGGTGATATCGCGGTCGAGAGCGACCCTGGCGCTGGAACCCGAGTCATCCTGCATCTACCGCGAGCAGCGCGGGGCAGTTTCTGACCCGATACTACCGCGGAAGTATCGGGCGCCCTTCCAGACTCAGCCGCGCTGTGGCCGCGTGTCACGCCGCCCCTGACAAGCGGCTTATCCACGCATCACCATCCCGGTCCGCGTTCTATTGCCCTCACGGCCATCCCGACCTGGCTTCAACCGCGGCGGCGCGCATGGCGTCAGAGTTTGCCGCGCGAGTCGAGGTAGGAGCGTCGCAAGTATCCGAGCTTGCGCTTGCCCGTTTTTCCTTGAAAAACAGCCATTGCCTGAATTCATTGCCCTCTTCTCGCAACTTCGGTTCGGCTCCCTACTGACTCAGGTCAGAATGGGGCATATCGTAGAGTGGGACATTTTCACCGGCCCGAACATGCATTCGTGGGGAAATGAACCTGCTAACTGGCCACGCAAGAACGGTCGCGAAGAGAGGCAATCGTGCAAGGACCTACAAGCTCATGGGACTGGAGCAGCAACATGCGCGGCTTCTCCGATCGTCACCTTGAATGGCAAGCCGATGGGCCAAACAATTTTGCGATGAACCACTCGAGTTGCCGCTCGCTCGACTCAGCGGCCTTGGAAATCTGCGCACGCCGTACCGGTAAGGCGCGCTACCGCCCGAGCAGCACTTTCGCATCCGCGCGGCCGCTCCCGAAAGTCTTCGTCGCATGCGGCGTCAGTCGGCCAATCGCCTTCGGATGACCCCCGCGATCGCTCTTGAGTGGCTGTTTTCCGTGGCGCCATGGGCCATACGGCTTGGTGCACTGATCGTCGTGCCCTTCCGACGATCACCAGTCGCGACTCAGAGCTGGCTGCTTCTCTTTTTTGTGGCTCCGTGGATCGGGCTCGTGTTCTATCTTGCAATCGGCCGTCCATATCACCCCCAGTGGCGCCGCCTGCGGGTAGCGCAGCTATGGCCGATCATGCACCGGTCCGTCTCCAGCATCGCTCGGGTCGCTCGACCTGCCGCCCTCGCCCAAGACGTAGCATCGACTGCGTCGCTCGTCAGTTCGATTGGCCAGATGCCCCCGTTACATGGCAATGCGGTCGAATTCCTCACCGACTACGACGAGACGATCGATCGTCTCGTCGATGACATCGCGCGCGCCGAGCGTCACGTTCACCTTCTGTTTTACATCTTTGCCGCTGATCGAACCGGCAGGCGGGTGATGGCCGCTCTGTGTGATGCGGCGCGTCGGGGCGTGGTGTGCAGGCTGCTGGTAGACGCGATCGGCTCACGCAGGTGGGCGGCTCGCATCAGACGCGAGCTCCAACCGGCGGGTGTGGAAGTGCAAGAAATTCTGCCCATTCGAATCCTTGGTCGCTCCTCGCGTTTCGACCTGCGCAACCATCGCAAGATCGCTGTGATCGACGGGCGCGTAGGCTATATCGGGTCTCAAAATGTGATCGACGCCGATCATGGGTTCGGCTGGCCGAACCGCGAGGTCATGGTCCGGGCGCGTGGGCCGGTAGTCGGCGAACTGCAGGCCGTATTCGTCGCCGATTGGTTCCTCGAGACGCAACAGGAGCTTGTTGACCACCACCTTTACCCGCCCGCAGAAGATGCGGGAACGAGCCTTGGGCAGGTTCTTCCGAGTGGTCCCGACATCAAGCAGGGAGGTGTCGATGAGCTATTTGTTGCCCTCATACACTCAGCGCGGAATCGCGTCGTGATCGCGACGCCGTATTTCATTCCTACTGACCCCTTATTGAAAGCATTGCAGATCGCCGTACGGAGAGGCGTGGAGGTGAGTTTATTGTTGTCTGCCTACTCAGATCACCCCCTGGTTCATCTCGCCCAGCAGTCTTATTATTCTGAACTCATCGACGCCGGTGTCACGATCCATCTTTTCAAGTCGGGATTCCTTCACGCCAAGCACATGAGCATCGACGAGACAGTGGCTGTCGTCGGATCGTGTAATGTGGACATTCGGTCATTCGCGCTCAATTCCGAGATCAGCATTGTGCTCTATGATCGGGCGGCAGCGCTTGCGCTTGGCCGAATCGAACGCGATCGATTACAACAAAGCGATAAAATCAATACATGTATGTGGGAGTGCCGTGGCCTGGCACGTAAGTGCGCTGAAAATATTGCCCGCCTCTTCAGCCCTTTATTATAATTTCCTTGCAACTTGTCGGCCACAAATAATCCAAACATCGCAAGATTCATCGTCGCCATACGGCGAAGGCCGCGGGGAAGTTATCTCTTGGCGATTTCCTGGTCGGCGATCAGCGTCTCGAGGTTCTCGATGCCGCAGTTGGTGAACGCCATGATGCCGCCTTCGTGCTCGGGGCTGTAGACTCAGATCAGCCCATCTTCCACATCCATGCCGAGAGCGAGAACAGTAATCTCATCTTCGGTCTTATCGAGTTCCTGGGCGACCAATCCGATGGTTCGCACAGAATGGACCTTGTTGACGTCGGCCATCAGGCAGCGAGCCTGCGTCAAGCTTGGCGTCGCGACTCGATCACGGGCTCGAAGAAAACGGGTTATTGCATGTAAGACTTGGGGGTAAGCTCTCAGGCGACGTTCGATCATCTCGTTCGCGCAGAAGCCAGTAGGTCAAGCCAAGCGCCACCGTAGTGGCCGCCAGCGCGGCAATCTTTTCCGCGCCAACCTCCGGGTCCAGTATGACGAATTTGCGCGCAAGTGCGATTAGAGCGATCAGGAGGACGGTCTTGACCTGGATGATATTATCCTGGCGCAGCGCGACACGAACGATTGAATGCTTGAACTCCATCGCGATTAGCAAGTTCATGACCATGCCAAACACGCTCTGGAAGATCCTATGGTCGATCGGATTGAAGCCGCCCATGATGAGGAGCGTAAAGACAGCGCCGATTAGCTGGATCAACGAGACCACGATGATAACTGCGATTACCGCAGACAGGATGAGCGCGACGACCTGCTCGAAGCGTCCATAGAAGTTGAGCAATCGCCATTCATCCAGCAGGATCTGGAAAGACGTTTTGCGATTCACGTTCATGAAAGCGCTATCCTTATACCGCTGTCGGGAAGGGTGGTTGATCTAATGAGCTTCTCACAGCGAGGTCGTCCGCCTTCCCAAGATGCAACATTATCTGTCTCGCTATGCCGATAGCGGCGGCAAAGGATTCGCGATACAGATATACATTCGGGAAAGCGTTCAAGGCGCTAATCTCATTCTCGCGTGAGCACGTAACCACCAGATCGAGCGTCGGCCGGAACCGGTGAACGGTTTTTATTATGCG of the Sphingobium sp. WTD-1 genome contains:
- a CDS encoding ATP-binding protein; the encoded protein is MDITTVLSSPADRVVRQPDMLMRGMAHDLDNMLAVIASGLVSIERGPNPQQLARIVSGMKHAIRNAAALADDIADLSARSGVTTNRVSVEAVIQDMEPRVREILGESVDFRTEIARDLWPVRVLPNYLQFALFNLLANAADAMPKGGVLVLRAFNTFRSTASPIGAAGDFVRLEMIDSGEGIAPDVLTRVFEPFFTTRQSLKRTGLGLGQVRRFATQFGGDIAVESDPGAGTRVILHLPRAARGSF
- a CDS encoding Hsp20/alpha crystallin family protein produces the protein MSIRDLIPWSRQENKVPAQVSAAGAASDPVLSLHREVNRLFEDFFRGFGVPALAGVERGLLAPSVELAETDKEIRVTAELPGLDEKDVEVTVEEGVLTLRGEKKSEVEDKDRGYSERSYGRFERRIGLPNGIEQDKASATFKKGVLTVTVPKSASAAESVRRIAVNSGQA
- a CDS encoding Crp/Fnr family transcriptional regulator; the encoded protein is MNFIPCEDCALRRLALFKKFTAPELSFVRALKSNQIDVPARRVIIEPGRFAGKLYTLYAGWAYRYKLTPTGQRQIIDILLPGSLIGLQQLMLGDSESGVESLTPVTLCVLTGRNIDELFQRQSQLSEAMVFALMEDQRRADRRIALVAKQNGAERLAYFLLELVDRLVALDLGHDAMSYFPLQRRHLADLLGLSETHVSRSMQQLRRGDLAAIAANSLVIRNRQLMINLSGYTLSTREHPRLLL
- a CDS encoding phosphate-starvation-inducible PsiE family protein, producing the protein MNVNRKTSFQILLDEWRLLNFYGRFEQVVALILSAVIAVIIVVSLIQLIGAVFTLLIMGGFNPIDHRIFQSVFGMVMNLLIAMEFKHSIVRVALRQDNIIQVKTVLLIALIALARKFVILDPEVGAEKIAALAATTVALGLTYWLLRERDDRTSPESLPPSLTCNNPFSSSP
- the cls gene encoding cardiolipin synthase, which produces MTPAIALEWLFSVAPWAIRLGALIVVPFRRSPVATQSWLLLFFVAPWIGLVFYLAIGRPYHPQWRRLRVAQLWPIMHRSVSSIARVARPAALAQDVASTASLVSSIGQMPPLHGNAVEFLTDYDETIDRLVDDIARAERHVHLLFYIFAADRTGRRVMAALCDAARRGVVCRLLVDAIGSRRWAARIRRELQPAGVEVQEILPIRILGRSSRFDLRNHRKIAVIDGRVGYIGSQNVIDADHGFGWPNREVMVRARGPVVGELQAVFVADWFLETQQELVDHHLYPPAEDAGTSLGQVLPSGPDIKQGGVDELFVALIHSARNRVVIATPYFIPTDPLLKALQIAVRRGVEVSLLLSAYSDHPLVHLAQQSYYSELIDAGVTIHLFKSGFLHAKHMSIDETVAVVGSCNVDIRSFALNSEISIVLYDRAAALALGRIERDRLQQSDKINTCMWECRGLARKCAENIARLFSPLL